Proteins from one Oscillatoria nigro-viridis PCC 7112 genomic window:
- a CDS encoding ABC transporter substrate-binding protein, translating to MYQDTNKKNSPPPIVFIIAIGLIGFGAYKFLPGLLSAKTSNTPTSTSTSTAAPTPIAPGAIATRMSLGNQILLTSQTTAEKQAGVTAFAKGDYKEAVQKFQASLQQNRNDPETVIYLNNARVSDRTSLKIAVSVPSGSNPNVAQEILRGVAQAQDEINARGGINGVGLQVEIVNDNNRPEVAKEVAAALANDPKILAVIGHNDSNASLAAAPIYQEKKLVMITPTSSTNNLSGFGSYIFRTVPNTRSMTAPLAEYIVKQVGKSNIAFCYDSQAAGKASFKDEFIASLLASGGRLVPIVCDLSAPTFNPNTVIADAVSQGAQGLMLASHVDRIDRAIDLARANQGKLALYSSSTLYTFETLKDGQKDVDGLVLPVPWHPETNPNNPFPKNASQRWGGVVNWRTATSFDATQAVIAGLRQSNTRFGLQQALRNPNFSAAGSSEDVKFLSTGDRAGKPILVQVKQGGSTGYNFVPLR from the coding sequence ATGTATCAAGATACTAACAAAAAAAACAGCCCGCCGCCCATTGTTTTTATTATTGCCATCGGCTTAATTGGGTTTGGCGCATACAAGTTCCTTCCCGGTTTATTGAGTGCCAAAACTTCAAATACACCTACATCTACATCTACATCTACAGCGGCACCGACACCGATCGCACCCGGAGCGATCGCAACTCGCATGAGTTTAGGAAATCAGATATTGCTGACATCGCAAACAACAGCCGAAAAGCAAGCAGGCGTTACAGCTTTTGCCAAAGGAGATTACAAAGAAGCTGTTCAAAAATTTCAGGCTTCGCTGCAACAAAATCGCAACGACCCGGAAACGGTAATCTATTTGAATAATGCGAGAGTAAGCGATCGCACTTCTCTGAAAATTGCCGTCAGCGTGCCAAGCGGCAGCAACCCCAATGTTGCCCAAGAAATCCTCCGAGGTGTCGCCCAAGCTCAAGATGAAATCAACGCTAGAGGAGGAATTAACGGTGTCGGTTTGCAAGTTGAAATTGTCAATGACAACAACCGTCCAGAAGTTGCAAAAGAAGTTGCAGCAGCCTTAGCAAATGATCCGAAAATTCTAGCGGTAATCGGACATAATGACAGCAATGCCTCTTTAGCAGCCGCTCCAATTTATCAGGAAAAGAAACTGGTAATGATCACACCTACCAGCAGTACGAATAATTTGTCAGGTTTTGGCAGCTATATTTTTCGGACAGTCCCCAATACTCGATCGATGACGGCTCCTTTAGCAGAGTATATCGTCAAACAAGTCGGCAAAAGCAATATTGCCTTCTGCTACGACTCTCAAGCTGCTGGTAAAGCTTCGTTTAAGGATGAATTTATTGCCTCTCTTTTAGCATCAGGTGGCAGATTAGTTCCTATTGTCTGCGACTTGTCAGCGCCGACATTTAATCCTAACACTGTGATCGCGGATGCTGTTAGCCAAGGTGCACAAGGATTGATGCTAGCATCCCACGTAGATCGCATCGATCGCGCGATCGATCTAGCCCGTGCAAATCAAGGCAAATTGGCGCTTTACAGCAGTTCAACTCTTTACACCTTTGAAACTTTAAAAGACGGGCAAAAGGACGTTGATGGGCTTGTTTTGCCCGTTCCCTGGCATCCTGAAACTAATCCCAACAATCCATTTCCTAAAAATGCCAGTCAGCGCTGGGGAGGAGTAGTAAATTGGCGAACAGCAACGAGTTTTGACGCGACTCAAGCTGTCATCGCTGGCTTGCGACAAAGCAATACGCGGTTCGGATTGCAACAAGCACTCAGAAATCCGAATTTTTCGGCAGCAGGATCGAGCGAGGATGTGAAGTTTTTGTCCACGGGCGATCGGGCCGGTAAGCCGATTTTAGTGCAAGTTAAACAAGGAGGAAGCACTGGCTATAACTTTGTCCCGCTGCGGTAA
- a CDS encoding tetratricopeptide repeat protein: MDELSVKALLEDLKKPDESVRDRATTELWRTWFNQKGDYGMQILRRSQVLLDAGDVSRALDLLTKLIAEAPDFAEAWNRRAVLHYTQGNYKKSIDDCKIVLKLNPVHFGALHGLGLCYAALGEYINAIQAFRRALEIQPFALVNQKLILECTARLS, from the coding sequence ATGGACGAATTATCTGTTAAGGCGCTGCTCGAAGACCTGAAAAAGCCCGACGAAAGTGTGCGCGATCGGGCAACTACAGAACTCTGGCGCACTTGGTTTAACCAGAAGGGTGACTATGGGATGCAAATTCTCAGGCGATCGCAAGTTTTACTAGATGCCGGCGATGTTAGCCGCGCCTTGGATTTGCTGACGAAACTGATTGCGGAAGCGCCGGATTTTGCGGAAGCTTGGAACCGACGCGCCGTACTTCACTATACCCAAGGAAATTATAAAAAGTCGATCGACGACTGCAAAATCGTCCTCAAACTGAACCCGGTGCATTTTGGGGCGTTGCACGGTCTGGGCTTGTGCTACGCTGCCTTGGGAGAATACATAAATGCTATTCAAGCTTTTCGCCGCGCTTTGGAAATTCAACCGTTTGCTTTGGTAAATCAAAAGTTAATTCTCGAATGTACGGCTCGTTTGAGTTAA
- a CDS encoding DinB family protein, giving the protein MYDGSYYQLMAEYNCWMNQKIYSVCSAIPDEQRKQDMGAFFKSIHGTLNHLLYGDKAWMGRFTLHPFYVTAIGQELYAEFEALRAERETTDRQIIEWSRHLNSDWLSQPFEYTSNVDGKCRVLPTWVLVTHMFNHQTHHRGQITTLLKQLGYDPGVTDIPWLPAISIG; this is encoded by the coding sequence ATGTACGACGGTAGCTACTACCAGCTAATGGCCGAGTACAATTGCTGGATGAACCAAAAGATATATTCTGTATGCTCGGCAATTCCTGACGAACAGCGCAAACAGGATATGGGTGCCTTTTTCAAGTCGATTCATGGGACTTTGAATCACTTACTGTATGGTGACAAAGCATGGATGGGGCGTTTCACTCTTCACCCATTTTATGTCACCGCTATCGGGCAAGAACTGTATGCTGAATTTGAGGCTTTGAGAGCCGAACGGGAGACAACGGATCGGCAAATTATAGAATGGTCTAGACACCTGAATTCTGACTGGTTGAGTCAACCGTTTGAGTACACCAGCAATGTAGATGGTAAATGCCGCGTGCTACCGACTTGGGTTTTGGTGACACATATGTTCAATCATCAAACTCACCATAGAGGGCAAATTACCACACTCCTCAAACAACTTGGCTACGACCCAGGCGTTACAGATATTCCGTGGCTACCCGCTATATCAATCGGATAA
- a CDS encoding SAM-dependent methyltransferase — translation MPQPKSIEISKVTRYQNAALNYYLGLTDSPYLHYGYWETLPVPADELTIARLRVAQQAYTVKLLDAIPKGTHTILDVGCGIGGNAAYLLDRGFAVEGLAPDPFQQQRFLKCTGDRAIFHLTRFEDFKATRFYDLILFSESSQYMSAVDIANGAAKILNQGGYIVLADMLRSDANYQEGMFSNCHVVTELHAALKQAGFTLVKTEDISAHIVPTIDLYVDTFRRYGLNTMIYVADLIAIAVPPVHKFLRWIFRRWFKKLVVEGLEASQIFEQHLCYEMQLWQLSKSDRG, via the coding sequence ATGCCGCAGCCAAAATCAATCGAAATTTCCAAGGTAACTCGCTACCAAAATGCAGCGCTTAATTACTATTTGGGGCTGACAGATTCGCCCTACCTTCACTACGGCTATTGGGAAACCCTACCCGTGCCCGCTGACGAACTCACGATCGCGCGATTGCGCGTCGCTCAGCAAGCTTATACTGTAAAACTGTTGGATGCAATCCCCAAAGGCACTCATACGATACTGGATGTGGGCTGCGGGATTGGCGGAAATGCGGCTTATTTGCTCGATCGAGGTTTTGCAGTCGAAGGGCTCGCACCCGATCCGTTCCAACAACAGCGCTTTCTCAAGTGTACGGGCGATCGGGCAATCTTCCACCTCACGAGGTTTGAAGACTTCAAAGCAACCCGTTTCTACGATCTTATTCTCTTTAGCGAAAGTAGCCAGTATATGTCGGCTGTTGATATTGCTAACGGTGCCGCCAAAATCCTCAATCAGGGCGGTTACATTGTGCTGGCAGATATGCTGCGATCTGATGCTAATTATCAAGAGGGAATGTTCTCTAATTGTCATGTTGTTACGGAACTTCATGCAGCATTAAAGCAGGCTGGATTCACTTTAGTAAAAACTGAGGACATTTCCGCTCATATTGTACCGACAATCGATTTGTATGTCGATACTTTCCGCCGCTATGGACTAAATACAATGATTTATGTTGCGGATTTGATTGCGATCGCAGTTCCCCCCGTCCACAAATTCCTGCGCTGGATATTTCGTCGCTGGTTCAAGAAGCTCGTGGTTGAAGGATTGGAGGCAAGTCAAATTTTTGAGCAACATCTCTGTTATGAAATGCAACTTTGGCAGTTGTCAAAATCCGATCGAGGCTGA
- a CDS encoding Uma2 family endonuclease has protein sequence MIAPVETKTYTAQEYLELEINSLDRHEFINGEIVLMAGGTPNHNEITTNLVVALKLALKGKPYRTFSSEQRLWIPQLNNYTYPDVMVVARPIELQSGRTDTITNPLLIAEVLSKGTKAYDRDEKFAAYRSIPSFQEYLLIDQYRLRVEQYSKTDTNKWIFSEYSCMGDRLSLTSVAVEISLADLYENIEFGE, from the coding sequence ATGATCGCGCCAGTTGAAACCAAAACCTACACGGCCCAGGAATATCTAGAATTGGAAATCAATTCTCTGGATCGGCATGAATTTATCAATGGGGAGATTGTTCTGATGGCTGGTGGCACACCGAATCACAATGAAATTACCACTAATTTAGTTGTTGCGCTGAAACTGGCGTTAAAAGGGAAACCATATCGGACTTTTAGTTCGGAGCAGCGGCTGTGGATTCCCCAGCTTAATAATTATACTTACCCGGATGTGATGGTGGTAGCGCGCCCGATCGAGCTGCAATCTGGACGGACGGATACAATTACCAATCCGCTGCTAATTGCTGAGGTGCTGTCTAAAGGTACTAAAGCTTATGACCGCGATGAAAAGTTTGCTGCTTATCGCAGTATTCCTAGTTTTCAGGAGTATTTATTAATCGACCAATATCGGCTGCGGGTGGAGCAATATTCTAAAACTGATACCAATAAGTGGATTTTTTCGGAATATAGCTGTATGGGCGATCGGCTCAGTTTAACATCTGTTGCTGTGGAAATTTCGCTGGCCGATTTGTATGAAAATATTGAGTTTGGTGAATAG
- a CDS encoding glycosyltransferase family 4 protein yields the protein MKILMLSSTFPYPPSRGGTQVRTFNLLQYLSRRHHVILGTVRSPDVTDAQIDTLRQQVAELAVFPNPQLPPLVKGGLTLHQGLEEGFLPPPLNKGGTEGGFSEIIGKFHRFGRFLLSGTPPNVLSSYSQAMQNWADELVTAGKCDAVTCEHSVNEIYVRPEWRQKLLTVANIHSSVWGTCREMLATGTSEKPLRDRLNLPLLARYEKRYCSKFSRIVATTSTDREQLLELLLSPVRVRGKQDFFVPPIDVIPNGVDLAAFPYRSIDPGGHTLIFAGAMNNLPNIDAARFLSLQILPPLQQRYPDATLTLVGASPVPEVLALGKLPGIQVVGRVQRVAEYLHQAAVCVVPMRIGFGIKNKTLEAMAAGTPVVASDRGLEGLAVDGGPQLIRALRANKVQEYVEAITSLFENQQLRQELSASARSLVESQYTWDIIGRQYDRLLQF from the coding sequence ATGAAGATTTTGATGCTTTCCTCGACTTTTCCCTATCCGCCAAGTCGCGGAGGAACTCAGGTAAGGACGTTTAATTTATTACAATACTTGAGCCGGCGGCATCATGTAATTCTCGGCACTGTAAGATCGCCCGATGTCACCGATGCACAAATCGACACATTGCGCCAGCAAGTTGCAGAATTGGCAGTTTTTCCCAACCCGCAATTACCCCCCCTTGTCAAGGGGGGGCTAACTCTGCACCAGGGGCTTGAGGAGGGCTTCTTGCCTCCCCCCCTTAATAAGGGGGGGACTGAGGGGGGGTTCTCTGAAATAATAGGAAAATTCCACAGATTCGGTCGATTTTTGTTGTCCGGGACGCCTCCGAACGTACTCTCAAGCTACTCCCAAGCAATGCAGAATTGGGCAGACGAATTGGTAACAGCAGGCAAATGCGATGCTGTCACCTGCGAGCACAGCGTTAACGAGATTTACGTGCGTCCAGAATGGCGGCAAAAACTGCTGACAGTGGCAAACATTCACAGTTCCGTTTGGGGAACTTGCAGGGAAATGCTAGCAACCGGTACCTCGGAAAAACCCCTGCGCGATCGACTAAATTTACCGCTACTCGCCCGCTACGAAAAACGCTACTGTTCCAAATTCTCCCGCATTGTTGCGACAACATCCACAGACAGAGAGCAACTCCTAGAATTGCTGTTGTCTCCGGTTCGGGTGCGAGGAAAACAAGATTTTTTTGTACCTCCCATTGATGTAATTCCTAACGGCGTGGATTTGGCCGCATTTCCGTACCGGTCGATCGATCCGGGAGGACACACCTTAATTTTTGCAGGCGCAATGAACAATTTGCCCAATATTGACGCGGCGCGGTTTCTCAGTTTGCAAATACTGCCGCCTTTGCAGCAGCGCTATCCCGATGCTACCCTCACCTTAGTAGGGGCTTCGCCAGTCCCGGAAGTGCTCGCCTTGGGGAAACTCCCCGGAATTCAAGTAGTAGGTCGGGTGCAAAGGGTGGCAGAATATTTGCATCAAGCTGCTGTGTGTGTGGTGCCGATGCGGATTGGTTTTGGAATTAAAAATAAAACTTTGGAGGCGATGGCTGCGGGAACCCCCGTCGTTGCTAGCGATCGAGGTTTGGAGGGTTTAGCCGTCGATGGCGGCCCGCAACTGATAAGGGCCTTGCGGGCGAACAAAGTTCAGGAGTATGTTGAGGCGATTACCAGTTTGTTTGAAAATCAGCAGCTAAGACAGGAGCTCTCTGCCAGCGCTCGATCGCTCGTTGAAAGCCAATACACTTGGGATATCATAGGTCGGCAGTACGATCGGCTATTGCAATTTTAA
- a CDS encoding DUF2207 domain-containing protein, whose amino-acid sequence MRNQRLLKKIIYFLMTSLTVFMVTVTHAAAQQLPFYWDNINVIIDVQTNGDMLVTETQKYVFTADYNTERYRYIPLSKVDEIKDVTVQENNQIIPSSTGIENNELWIRWQHRLKAPESHTFVIKYRVVGGLQLDGENTQVYWKAIAAGRKAPVNTGKVTVKLPDALSGKVLSFTNFGAAAVPRQVDPKTFEFVASQPIPPEQELEVQIAFPQVILNIPQPGWQQTGNQSQTASGTGNFFLDIFLMIVLFIAAMTFPIWISLLYLILLTIYIYLITFCFRCKKFTLDKNRQVISTATPKTKGKDKVIYHCNNCGYHHEKIVVTTYIDPSSDGGGGGGGGGGGGGGGGGGGGGGGGGGGGGGG is encoded by the coding sequence ATGAGAAATCAACGCCTCCTCAAAAAAATAATTTATTTCTTAATGACCTCCTTGACCGTATTTATGGTCACAGTCACTCATGCAGCAGCCCAACAATTACCGTTTTACTGGGATAATATTAACGTCATCATCGACGTTCAGACGAACGGAGATATGTTAGTTACCGAAACCCAAAAATATGTGTTCACAGCCGACTACAACACTGAACGATATCGCTATATTCCTCTAAGTAAGGTAGATGAAATTAAAGATGTCACCGTTCAAGAAAATAATCAAATAATTCCGAGTAGCACGGGGATTGAAAACAATGAACTTTGGATTCGTTGGCAACATCGATTAAAAGCGCCAGAATCACATACTTTTGTCATCAAATATCGCGTGGTAGGCGGATTGCAGTTAGATGGTGAGAATACTCAAGTTTATTGGAAAGCGATTGCAGCGGGTCGAAAAGCACCAGTTAATACTGGAAAAGTTACGGTGAAATTACCCGATGCTTTGTCAGGAAAAGTTCTCTCGTTTACGAATTTTGGTGCAGCAGCAGTTCCCCGTCAAGTAGATCCTAAAACATTTGAATTTGTGGCAAGTCAGCCTATTCCACCGGAACAAGAATTAGAAGTGCAGATTGCATTTCCCCAGGTGATTCTGAATATACCTCAACCTGGCTGGCAACAAACTGGCAACCAATCTCAAACTGCTTCGGGAACAGGAAACTTTTTTCTAGACATCTTCTTAATGATTGTATTATTCATAGCAGCAATGACATTCCCGATATGGATATCTTTGCTTTACTTAATCTTACTGACGATTTACATCTATCTTATAACATTCTGTTTTAGATGTAAAAAGTTCACGCTAGACAAAAATAGACAAGTAATCTCTACAGCTACCCCAAAGACTAAAGGGAAAGATAAAGTTATCTATCACTGTAATAATTGCGGTTATCACCATGAAAAAATAGTTGTGACGACTTACATAGATCCGAGTAGTGATGGTGGTGGCGGTGGTGGCGGTGGTGGCGGTGGTGGCGGTGGCGGTGGCGGTGGCGGCGGTGGCGGTGGTGGCGGTGGTGGCGGTGGCGGTGGTTAA
- a CDS encoding putative quinol monooxygenase, which yields MTGLHFGRGAIAIYGKKCAIVCYNSQHHKLKVPINFIAMQYVLIIHEVENYEAWKQVFDRAESIRKEAGERSYQVLKYENEPNKIVHFSAWTSIADARAFFESPRLVKIREEAGVKAPEFIYLDQLESGVL from the coding sequence ATGACAGGTTTGCATTTTGGACGTGGGGCGATCGCAATTTATGGAAAAAAATGTGCGATCGTCTGTTATAATTCGCAGCATCACAAACTTAAAGTTCCAATAAACTTTATTGCTATGCAGTATGTCTTAATTATTCATGAAGTAGAAAATTATGAAGCTTGGAAACAGGTATTCGATCGTGCTGAAAGCATCCGAAAAGAAGCTGGAGAGCGCTCCTATCAAGTCTTGAAGTATGAAAATGAACCCAATAAAATAGTTCATTTCTCCGCGTGGACATCAATCGCAGATGCTAGGGCGTTTTTTGAGTCGCCTAGACTGGTTAAAATTAGAGAAGAAGCCGGAGTTAAAGCTCCTGAGTTTATTTATCTAGACCAATTAGAGTCAGGAGTATTGTGA
- a CDS encoding energy-coupling factor ABC transporter ATP-binding protein, which translates to MSEWILEFAATSYSYPCGSRVAIQGLNLKVPAGKRCGLIGQNGCGKTTFFLLANGLYQPQQGIISWQGEPFRYDRKSLMQLRQQIGLVFQNPEHQLVASTVEEDISYGLYNLGLRESEIAQQVQQAIEQFDLSELAREPIHNLSLGQKKRVSIADIMVLKPKLLLLDEPTAYLDPRHTRQLIGLLQQIHSAGTTILLASHDLDFIYRWADWVFVMDRGKLILEGTPETVFAQRDVLEQLQLGVPLAIELMEQIRAMFLTDDRSKIPAFEQWEQQILQARRLL; encoded by the coding sequence ATGTCTGAATGGATTCTCGAATTCGCTGCCACTTCCTACTCCTATCCCTGCGGTTCGCGAGTGGCAATTCAGGGTTTAAATCTCAAAGTTCCCGCTGGGAAACGGTGCGGGCTGATCGGTCAAAATGGCTGCGGCAAAACTACCTTTTTTCTGTTAGCAAATGGCTTATATCAACCGCAACAGGGAATCATTAGCTGGCAAGGTGAACCCTTTCGCTACGATCGCAAATCTTTGATGCAACTGCGCCAACAAATCGGACTCGTCTTTCAAAATCCCGAACATCAATTAGTAGCTTCGACGGTAGAAGAAGATATTTCCTATGGATTGTACAATTTAGGCTTAAGAGAATCCGAAATTGCTCAACAGGTACAGCAGGCGATCGAGCAATTCGATCTAAGCGAACTCGCCCGCGAACCAATTCACAATCTCAGTTTGGGCCAGAAAAAGCGGGTTTCCATCGCCGATATCATGGTTCTCAAGCCCAAACTGCTGCTGTTAGATGAACCTACCGCCTATCTCGATCCGCGTCACACCCGACAACTGATCGGTTTACTTCAACAAATTCACAGCGCCGGAACCACCATCCTTTTAGCAAGTCACGACCTCGATTTCATCTACCGCTGGGCTGATTGGGTGTTTGTAATGGATCGAGGAAAATTGATTTTAGAAGGAACACCGGAAACCGTTTTTGCTCAGCGGGATGTGTTGGAACAATTGCAGCTTGGCGTACCGCTGGCGATCGAGCTGATGGAGCAAATAAGGGCGATGTTTCTAACAGACGATCGCTCAAAAATCCCCGCTTTCGAGCAATGGGAACAACAAATTTTACAAGCGCGCCGGCTGCTGTAA
- a CDS encoding glycosyltransferase family 2 protein: MPKISVCIPTCNRVHLLACAIASVLDQSYTDFELIVCDDGSTDSTPLLMSEFVDRGIRYIRHPQNIGKSNNMRSGFAAAKGEYFIKFDDDDRLSAQFLERTSAILDKDPSIDFVSTDHWVIDINNYIDENQTKLNSQRWGRTELSAGIIEDLLSAVFLRQSLQIGATLFRRRALEEVGFLRPNLQNCEDNDLFVRLAIADKKCYYLPELLMEYRVHAGQQGVDRAIPYLSDKLRYLLGYEFDSEKLETFRLKRIAETQLALGLRLIEVGETAKGRLMVRAGKSVSPAKMWAGLGLSLLPVEWRRRAFEFVRGLLKREL, encoded by the coding sequence GTGCCAAAAATTAGCGTTTGCATTCCTACTTGCAATCGAGTGCATCTGCTGGCTTGTGCGATCGCCAGCGTGTTAGATCAAAGTTATACAGACTTTGAATTAATTGTCTGCGATGACGGTTCTACTGACAGCACTCCTCTGTTGATGTCGGAATTTGTCGATCGCGGGATTCGCTACATTCGCCACCCGCAGAATATCGGCAAGAGTAATAATATGCGATCGGGCTTTGCGGCAGCAAAGGGCGAATATTTTATCAAGTTTGACGATGACGATCGCCTGAGCGCGCAATTTCTAGAGCGGACATCTGCTATTTTAGATAAAGACCCCAGCATCGATTTTGTCAGTACAGATCACTGGGTGATCGACATTAACAATTATATTGACGAAAACCAGACAAAACTCAATTCGCAGCGGTGGGGGCGCACCGAGTTGTCGGCTGGAATTATTGAAGATTTGCTATCTGCAGTGTTTCTCAGACAAAGTTTGCAAATAGGGGCGACTTTGTTTCGGCGCCGGGCCCTGGAAGAAGTCGGATTTCTGCGGCCGAATTTGCAAAATTGCGAAGATAACGATTTGTTTGTGAGACTTGCGATTGCGGACAAAAAATGCTATTACTTGCCGGAGCTGTTGATGGAGTATCGAGTTCATGCAGGACAGCAAGGAGTCGATCGGGCAATTCCGTATTTGAGCGATAAATTGCGCTATTTACTCGGCTACGAATTTGATTCCGAGAAGTTGGAAACATTCAGGCTCAAAAGGATTGCAGAAACTCAATTAGCGCTAGGTTTGCGACTGATTGAGGTGGGTGAAACTGCAAAAGGGCGCCTGATGGTGCGGGCAGGAAAGTCTGTTTCTCCGGCGAAAATGTGGGCGGGTTTGGGATTGTCGTTGCTGCCCGTGGAGTGGCGGAGGAGGGCGTTTGAGTTTGTGCGGGGGTTGTTAAAACGGGAGTTGTGA
- the cbiQ gene encoding cobalt ECF transporter T component CbiQ gives MNHQIDSLAYTNRLRGLPPSHKLSFAIALLILSLVSGAIVQLSIALWLAVWIVVYAGIPGKLYLRLLSLPLMFLLTSLPALAMGAVAGDRIPAIGWDIWQGWGISTGTFYLYVSRTGIYQVSLLFARAFASTSCMYFILLTVPFTEILQILRQLRCPELVTELLLLMYRFIFSLLAIADELWIAQNSRCGYRTWKLGMHSLGILIGQLLQRTLENYRQVSLSLASRGFNGELRVWNSYPYKPSRRYTLEALFGCTVLTLLSAAFQH, from the coding sequence TGGCTTATACAAATCGCTTGCGGGGGTTGCCGCCATCTCACAAGTTATCCTTTGCGATCGCCCTTTTAATTCTGTCTCTGGTTTCTGGGGCGATCGTCCAATTGTCGATCGCCCTGTGGTTGGCCGTGTGGATCGTCGTCTATGCGGGTATTCCGGGGAAACTGTATTTGCGGTTGCTGTCGCTACCGTTGATGTTTTTGCTGACAAGTTTGCCTGCTTTGGCGATGGGTGCGGTTGCGGGCGATCGTATCCCTGCAATTGGGTGGGATATTTGGCAAGGTTGGGGCATTAGCACCGGCACTTTTTATCTCTATGTGAGCCGCACTGGAATATACCAAGTGAGCTTGCTGTTTGCCCGCGCCTTCGCATCGACAAGCTGTATGTATTTCATCCTTTTGACGGTTCCATTTACCGAAATCTTGCAAATTCTCAGACAATTACGCTGTCCAGAGTTAGTCACAGAACTGCTATTACTAATGTATCGGTTTATTTTTAGCTTATTGGCGATCGCCGATGAACTTTGGATTGCTCAAAACTCGCGCTGCGGCTACCGCACTTGGAAGCTGGGAATGCACAGTTTAGGCATTTTAATCGGGCAATTGCTTCAGCGAACTTTGGAAAACTACCGTCAAGTATCGCTGAGTTTAGCCTCGCGCGGCTTTAATGGAGAATTGCGCGTTTGGAATTCTTACCCTTACAAACCTTCGCGCAGATATACATTGGAAGCTTTGTTTGGTTGTACAGTTTTAACTTTGTTAAGCGCGGCATTTCAACATTAA
- a CDS encoding diacylglycerol/polyprenol kinase family protein, with product MSIFAEIPTVWLQISLVGVWLGVILLVAEGLNRFTSVDAEVSRKVVHIGTGNVILLAWWLEIPGWVGISAGVLAGAIALISYQVPILPSLNSINRHSWGTFFYAVSISVLVAWFWPLQHQEYAALGILVMTWGDGLAAVIGQKYGKHIYRVWGMKKSWEGSATMYLVSFAVSSLILLAVQGAVWQTWAVSAVVALVAATLESVSKVGIDNLTVPICSGAIAFFLNQFLIIGNV from the coding sequence GTGTCTATATTTGCTGAAATTCCGACTGTGTGGTTGCAAATTTCCCTCGTGGGAGTCTGGTTGGGTGTGATTTTACTGGTAGCTGAGGGCTTAAATCGCTTTACTTCCGTCGATGCTGAGGTATCGCGGAAGGTTGTTCACATCGGTACTGGAAATGTGATTTTGCTGGCTTGGTGGCTGGAAATACCCGGTTGGGTGGGGATTTCGGCGGGGGTTTTAGCAGGTGCGATCGCCCTAATTTCTTACCAAGTTCCGATTTTGCCCAGTCTTAACAGTATCAATCGGCACAGTTGGGGAACTTTTTTCTATGCTGTTAGTATCAGCGTTCTCGTGGCTTGGTTTTGGCCGCTGCAACATCAGGAATACGCTGCTTTGGGCATTTTAGTCATGACTTGGGGCGACGGATTGGCTGCTGTCATCGGCCAGAAATACGGGAAACATATTTATCGAGTTTGGGGAATGAAGAAGAGTTGGGAAGGTTCTGCAACTATGTATTTGGTAAGTTTTGCTGTTAGCAGTTTGATTTTGCTGGCGGTTCAAGGCGCAGTTTGGCAAACTTGGGCTGTGTCGGCTGTTGTAGCTTTGGTTGCTGCTACTTTGGAGTCGGTTTCCAAGGTGGGAATTGACAATCTGACTGTGCCGATCTGCAGTGGGGCGATCGCCTTTTTCCTAAATCAATTTTTGATAATTGGTAATGTGTAA